GTCACGGTCGCCGTGGCGGCCGGCCTCTCCAATCGGCGCGCGCTCATCGTCGCGGGCCTCAACGCCCTGATCGCCTACATCGCGTTCTTCGCGCTCCAGGGCCTGTTCGACATCTCCAGCTCCGGCACCCTCGTCATCCTCGCAATCGCGACCCTCGCGGTCGGGCTCATCTCGGGCGCCGTCCTCGGCGGGCACGACCGGGGCCAGGCGATGCGGGTCGGCGCGATCGTCGCCGTCCTCTCGGGCGCCGTCGTCCTGCTCGACCGCTTCATGCAGTCCTGGCCCGACTACATCGGCTCGCCCCGCATCAACGGGCGCCCGATCGCGACCGTCGGCGCCTCCACCCCGGGCTACAGCGGCGACGTGTGGGTGACCGGGATCGACACCTTCACCCACCTGCTGCTGCCGACGATCGCGCTCCTGCTCATCAGCTTCGCCGGGTACACGCGCTACGCCCGCGCCGGCCTCCTCGAGGTGCTCAACCAGGACTACATCCGCACCGCGCGCGCCAAGGGCCTCCCGGAGCGCGTCGTCGTCGTCCGCCACGCGCTGCGGAACATGCTCATCCCGATCGCGACGCTCGTCGCCGCCGACATCGGCGCGCTGCTCGGCGGCGCCGTCATCACGGAGCAGGTCTTCGCCATCAGCGGCATGGGCCGACTGTTCAACGCCTCGCTGCAGCGCGTCGACCTGAACCCGATCATGGGCTACTTCCTCGTGATCGCGTTCACCGCGATCCTCTTCAACTTCCTGGCCGACCTGGCCTACGCGGCGCTCGACCCGAGAGTGCGGGTGCGCGCGTGATCCGCCGCGTCCGCCCGGCGGCCGCCGCCGCATCCCCCGTTAGGAGCGCCCGATGAGCCTCATGACCGAGCCGTCGACCCCGCACGAGCACGAGCCCGACCGTCCCGACGAGACGAAGGGCGAGAGCCAGGGGCGGCTGATCCTCAAGCGCTTCCTCCAGAACCGCATCGCGGTCGTCTCGATCTTCGTCTTCATCGCGATCCTGGCCTTCGCCGTCTCCGCGATCGGCCTGGGGCCGATCCCCGGCTGGTGGAAGTACGGCTACATCGCCCTCAACCCCAACGTCGCGGGCGGCGCCCCGACGCTCTCGCTCGTCCCGGAGTGGCTCGGCGGCGCCGGGATCTCCTTCGGCGAGCACCCCTTCGGCCAGAACCGCATCGGCGTCGACTACTTCGCCATGACGATGCGCGGCATCCAGAACTCGATCGTCGTGATGATCATCATCGGCGGCCTCGGCACCGTGATCGGCACGGTCGTCGGCGCGATCGCCGGCTACTACCGCGGCATCGTCGACGCGATCCTCATGCGCGTCACCGACATCTTCATCGTCATCCCCGCCCTCGTCATCGGCGCGATCGTCGGTCGCGCGACGGGCGGCCTCGGCGTCTGGCTCCTGGCCTTCTTCCTCGCGCTGTTCTCGTGGATGGGCGTCGCCCGACTCGTGCGCGCCGAGTTCCTGAGCCTGCGGGAGCGGGAGTTCGTGGAGGCGGCGCGCGTGGCCGGGGCGAGCGATCTGCGCATCATCTTCAAGCACATCCTCCCGAACGCGATCGGCGTCATCATCGTGAGCGCGACGCTGCTCGCGGCGGCCGCGGTGCTGCTCGAGACCGCGCTGAGCTACCTCGGCTACGGCATCCGCACGCCCGACATCTCGCTCGGCCGGCTCATCTCGGACAACCAGTCGGCGTTCCAGACGCGGCCCTGGCTGTTCTGGTGGCCGGGCTCCTTCATCGTGCTCCTCGCGCTGCTCGTCAACTTCGTCGGCGACGGCCTCCGCGACGCCTTCGACCCGCGCCAGAAGCGCTTCTCGATCCGCCGCACGAAGGAGCAGGCGTGATCCGCGAGCGCGTGCGCTCAGCCGCGGCCGAGGGCCAGCGGCAGGAGGACGGCGGCGAGCGAGCCCGCGAGGACCGCGATCGCCAGCAGGTCGGGCCGGCGCCCCGTCCGCGTGCGGTCGGCGAGCCCCGACTCGATGCGGCCGGCATCGCGCAGCGCCTCCCAGCGTCCGCGCACCAGCTGCGCCGCCCGACCGGAGTCGGTGGAGGCGAGGTCGCCGGGACGCACCCGGTCGCCGGGCTCCGCCGCGACATCCTCGCCGCGTCGGGCCGCGAAGCCCGTCATGCGGCCGGGCGCGGGCGCGGCGATCGCCGTGTAGCGGCGGCCGGGCACGTGCACCGCGAGCGAGTACTTCGTGTCGACGTGGATCACCGCCTCCCAGGGGATGCGGACGGCATGGGTCGCGTTCGCGATCGTCACGGCCGCGTCGTCGACCGCCACGTGCGGACGCCACAGCAGGATCCAGGTCGCGCCGGCGATGCCGAGCAGCGGCAGCGCCGCGACGACGGGCACGTGCTCGCCCGGCGTGAGGACGACGACCGCCGCGATGGCCGCGCACACGGCCCAGATGACGCACGACAGCACGTGATTGAAGCGGGATCGGAAGGTCTCGGTGCCGGGCGCCATGACTCCATGCTCCCGCATCCCGCCGTCCAGGGAAGGACAGACCGGTGACCGACCGCACCCGAACCGCAGGCACGCCCGCTCTCAAGGTGGAGGGGCTCAGCGTCGACTTCGCCGTCGACGACGTGTGGGTCCCGGCCGCGAAGTCGCTCTCGTACACGGTGCAGCCGGGCGAGGTCCTCGCGATCGTCGGCGAGTCCGGCTCCGGCAAGAGCGTCAGCTCGATGTCGATCCTCGACCTCCTCCCGCGGAACGCCCGCGTGCGGGGCAGCGTCGAGCTCGACGGCCGCGAGCTCATCGGCCTCTCGCCGAAGGATCTCCGCGCGGTCCGCGGCGATCAGGTCGCCGCGATCTTCCAGGAGCCGATGACGGCGCTCAACCCGGTCTACACGGTCGGGTTCCAGGTGGTCGAGGCGCTGCGGGCGCACCGGCCGATGACGCCGAGCGCGGCGCGCGGCCGCGCGATCGAGCTGTTGACGCTCGTCGGCCTCCCCGACCCGAAGAAGGCCTTCGACTCCTACCCGCACCAGCTCTCGGGCGGTCAGCGGCAGCGCGCGATGATCGCGCAGGCGCTGAGCTGCGACCCCTCGCTGCTCATCGCGGACGAGCCGACGACGGCGCTCGACGTCACCGTCCAGGCGGAGATCCTCGAGCTCATGCGCGACCTCCGCGACCGCTTCGACTCGGCGATCCTCCTCATCACCCACGACATGGGCGTCGTCGCGGACCTCGCCGACCGCATGATCGTCATGCGCCAGGGCGAGATCGTCGAGACGGGCACGGTCGAGGAGGTCTTCGCGGACCCGAAGCACCCGTACACGCGGGCGCTGCTGGACGCCGTGCCCCGACTCGGCAGCGGCGGCGCCGGCGAGCAGGAGATCGATCTGTCGGCCGCGCTCGCGACGGTCGTCGAGGGCGACATGGAGCTCGAGGCGGAGCTGGTCCACCGCGCCGAGGAGGTGCAGGCGGAGGCGGCCCAGGCGGCTCGCGCGCACGCGCTCGACGCCGAGCGGCCGAAGGTCCTCGTCCTCGACGAGGTGGCGATCGAGTACGGCAAGCGCGGCCGGGTGCAGGCCTTCCGCGCGGTCGACGGCGTCAGCCTCGACATCGCCGAGGGCGAGATCCTGGGCCTCGTGGGCGAGTCGGGCTCCGGCAAGTCGACGATCGGCCGCGCCGCGATCGGCCTCCAGCCGATCGCCGACGGCCGCCTGGTCGTCGCCGACACCGACATCAGCACGGCGGATCGGGCGCTCATCAAGACGCTCCGCCGCAAGGTCGGGATCGTCTTCCAGGACCCGTCCTCCTCGCTCAACCCCCGCCTCCCGATCGGCGAGAGCATCGGCGAGCCGCTGCTGCTCGCGGGCGAGGCCCGCGGCGCCGAGCTCGATCGCCGCGTCGAGGCGCTGCTCGACAGCG
The Homoserinibacter sp. YIM 151385 DNA segment above includes these coding regions:
- a CDS encoding PH domain-containing protein; its protein translation is MAPGTETFRSRFNHVLSCVIWAVCAAIAAVVVLTPGEHVPVVAALPLLGIAGATWILLWRPHVAVDDAAVTIANATHAVRIPWEAVIHVDTKYSLAVHVPGRRYTAIAAPAPGRMTGFAARRGEDVAAEPGDRVRPGDLASTDSGRAAQLVRGRWEALRDAGRIESGLADRTRTGRRPDLLAIAVLAGSLAAVLLPLALGRG
- a CDS encoding ABC transporter permease — encoded protein: MSLMTEPSTPHEHEPDRPDETKGESQGRLILKRFLQNRIAVVSIFVFIAILAFAVSAIGLGPIPGWWKYGYIALNPNVAGGAPTLSLVPEWLGGAGISFGEHPFGQNRIGVDYFAMTMRGIQNSIVVMIIIGGLGTVIGTVVGAIAGYYRGIVDAILMRVTDIFIVIPALVIGAIVGRATGGLGVWLLAFFLALFSWMGVARLVRAEFLSLREREFVEAARVAGASDLRIIFKHILPNAIGVIIVSATLLAAAAVLLETALSYLGYGIRTPDISLGRLISDNQSAFQTRPWLFWWPGSFIVLLALLVNFVGDGLRDAFDPRQKRFSIRRTKEQA
- a CDS encoding ABC transporter permease → MVGFILRRIAVSILILVAASFIMYVLAASSGNPLQDLEGSNAPNKAQLIAARVDALDLDVPPPLRWFIWLGGAAQCLVPFTGGCDLGLTIANADVLTILPTAMGSTIQLVSGSFVLALILGVVVGIVTALRQYSGFDLAITFLSFFLYSLPSFLVAVLLKEFIALGFNDFLQADEAISVPALIGIAIVAGLIWQVLVGGPLRRRLIVFGVSALATGGVLGWMTATDWFKTPGLGPVGVLVLVVGIALVTVAVAAGLSNRRALIVAGLNALIAYIAFFALQGLFDISSSGTLVILAIATLAVGLISGAVLGGHDRGQAMRVGAIVAVLSGAVVLLDRFMQSWPDYIGSPRINGRPIATVGASTPGYSGDVWVTGIDTFTHLLLPTIALLLISFAGYTRYARAGLLEVLNQDYIRTARAKGLPERVVVVRHALRNMLIPIATLVAADIGALLGGAVITEQVFAISGMGRLFNASLQRVDLNPIMGYFLVIAFTAILFNFLADLAYAALDPRVRVRA
- a CDS encoding ABC transporter ATP-binding protein yields the protein MTDRTRTAGTPALKVEGLSVDFAVDDVWVPAAKSLSYTVQPGEVLAIVGESGSGKSVSSMSILDLLPRNARVRGSVELDGRELIGLSPKDLRAVRGDQVAAIFQEPMTALNPVYTVGFQVVEALRAHRPMTPSAARGRAIELLTLVGLPDPKKAFDSYPHQLSGGQRQRAMIAQALSCDPSLLIADEPTTALDVTVQAEILELMRDLRDRFDSAILLITHDMGVVADLADRMIVMRQGEIVETGTVEEVFADPKHPYTRALLDAVPRLGSGGAGEQEIDLSAALATVVEGDMELEAELVHRAEEVQAEAAQAARAHALDAERPKVLVLDEVAIEYGKRGRVQAFRAVDGVSLDIAEGEILGLVGESGSGKSTIGRAAIGLQPIADGRLVVADTDISTADRALIKTLRRKVGIVFQDPSSSLNPRLPIGESIGEPLLLAGEARGAELDRRVEALLDSVRLPRDYRNRYPHELSGGQKQRVGIARALALKPRLLVADEPTSALDVSVQATVLELLKSLQAEYGFACLFISHDLAVVDIMADRIAVMSRGRIVEQGPRDQILRAPQHAYTQRLIAAIPVPDPAEQRERREIRKRILADGGE